In Acinetobacter sp. C32I, one genomic interval encodes:
- a CDS encoding indolepyruvate ferredoxin oxidoreductase family protein, translating into MNIATKVTPKMIATKDVSLDDKYISDHGSAYMTGIQALVRLPLAQTRRDELNGLHTAGFISGYRGSPVGNYDNFLWQIGGLLKDHHVVFQPGINEDLAATAIWGTQQANLAGQGKYDGVSAWWYGKGPGVDRSGDVLRHANLAGTAKHSGVVALFGDDHSCKSSTVPHQSEHVMMGCGIPIFYPTSVQHILDLGVHAIAMSRFAGVWTSMKLVSEIVETSASVLVDLDRVTPVLPEIELPADGIHIRWPDHGIQQEQRLYQYRLPAVLAYARANQLNQITWPCEHARIGIAASGKGYLDTIEALRILGIENETAQQLGLRVYQVGLIWPLEPQGLREFAEGLQELIVVEEKRPILEAQIKDELYSLPDEQRPHVIGKAIHGKGEWSTSFEEAPLIGHYEFQPEPIAKMLAARFLQLDLPESLRQQIQSRVDLLYKAEQESRRVLDLAERKPYFCSGCPHNTSTVVPEGSRALGGIGCHYIAVSLDRGTETFSQMGGEGVSWAGASHFTNEKHIFANLGDGTYFHSGYLAIRQAIAANINITYKILYNDAVAMTGGQHVDGHLSVAQLTRQLDAEGIKKQVIVTDEPELIHAEEHLAPHVEIRHRNDLDAVQRELRDISGVTALIYVQTCASEKRRRRKRDAYPDPAERLYINSDICEGCGDCSKKSNCLSIEPVETALGTKRQINQSSCNKDFTCVEGFCPSFVTVHTRDMKRPAKFEGFATGWPERPLIPQLTDTPNRIMVGGVGGTGVVTVGALLGMAAHLEGKATRVMDMAGLAQKGGTVYSYIQIAADDAQISSTKIPEHQCDLLIGADAIVAGSNAALSRLKQDAMVIVNEDGSPTSDFINKRDWYAPIHDLIDRLRGRVHKENLLSLPAARIATQVLGDAIYANQLLLGMAWQSGQIPLLRESIEKAIQLNGTAIDKNLEAFRIGCHLASDPSLITRLLDSLPKSNAPQTLAELINDRTIRLQDYWNEAYANQYRMLLEQVAKLLPEALAITIATQLYRVMAYKDEYEVARLLTGANFKKSIESQFGRGVRLSYHLAPPTLGTNVRKRIFGYWMRFPMMLLARLQWLRESFFDPFARQQERQYEHAWRDRYIAFVETLISSPNSYNLAVAEQIAELPAEVRGFGHIKMQAMQSANQRWDELSADLTNKV; encoded by the coding sequence ATGAATATAGCGACAAAAGTTACTCCAAAAATGATCGCTACTAAAGATGTATCACTGGACGATAAATATATCAGTGATCACGGTTCGGCCTATATGACAGGCATTCAGGCACTGGTTCGGTTACCTCTAGCACAGACTCGCCGTGATGAATTGAACGGGTTGCATACTGCCGGCTTCATTTCAGGTTATCGCGGTTCCCCTGTCGGGAATTATGATAATTTCCTTTGGCAAATTGGAGGCCTGCTTAAAGATCACCATGTCGTCTTTCAACCTGGTATCAATGAAGACCTTGCAGCGACTGCCATTTGGGGCACGCAACAAGCCAATCTCGCAGGTCAGGGTAAGTATGATGGTGTGAGCGCATGGTGGTATGGTAAAGGCCCAGGTGTAGACCGCTCAGGCGATGTACTCCGCCATGCCAACCTTGCAGGAACGGCCAAACACAGTGGCGTGGTTGCCCTGTTTGGTGATGACCATTCCTGTAAATCATCCACCGTTCCCCACCAATCTGAACATGTGATGATGGGTTGTGGCATTCCAATTTTCTATCCAACTTCGGTGCAACATATTCTCGATTTGGGCGTCCATGCGATTGCCATGTCACGTTTTGCTGGGGTTTGGACCTCAATGAAACTGGTTAGTGAGATTGTGGAAACCTCGGCTTCGGTCCTTGTCGATCTCGATCGTGTCACACCTGTTTTACCTGAAATCGAGCTGCCTGCCGACGGCATCCATATTCGCTGGCCAGATCATGGCATCCAACAAGAACAACGACTCTATCAATATCGCTTACCTGCTGTGCTGGCCTATGCGCGTGCCAATCAACTGAATCAGATCACATGGCCGTGTGAGCATGCCCGTATTGGTATTGCAGCCAGTGGTAAAGGTTATCTCGATACCATCGAAGCCTTGCGCATTCTCGGCATTGAAAATGAAACAGCGCAACAACTTGGTCTGCGGGTCTATCAAGTCGGTTTAATCTGGCCTTTGGAACCACAAGGTCTACGTGAATTTGCTGAGGGTTTACAAGAACTGATTGTGGTCGAAGAAAAACGTCCAATTCTGGAAGCACAAATTAAAGATGAATTATATTCCCTGCCTGATGAGCAACGTCCACATGTGATCGGCAAAGCGATCCATGGTAAAGGTGAATGGAGTACCTCATTTGAAGAAGCACCGCTGATTGGGCATTACGAGTTCCAACCTGAACCGATTGCCAAAATGTTGGCAGCACGGTTTTTACAGTTAGATTTGCCTGAAAGTTTAAGACAGCAAATCCAGAGTCGTGTCGATTTACTGTATAAGGCAGAACAAGAATCACGCCGCGTACTGGATTTGGCCGAGCGTAAACCGTATTTCTGTAGCGGTTGTCCACATAACACCTCAACCGTCGTACCAGAAGGTAGTCGTGCACTTGGCGGCATCGGTTGCCACTATATTGCAGTGTCATTGGATCGCGGCACCGAAACCTTCTCGCAAATGGGTGGTGAAGGTGTCAGTTGGGCGGGTGCATCACATTTCACCAATGAAAAGCATATTTTTGCCAATCTCGGTGATGGCACCTACTTCCATTCAGGCTATCTGGCGATTCGACAAGCCATTGCAGCAAACATCAACATTACCTACAAGATTTTATATAACGATGCGGTTGCCATGACTGGTGGTCAGCATGTTGATGGACATTTGAGTGTCGCGCAACTGACTCGCCAGCTCGATGCTGAAGGCATTAAAAAACAGGTTATCGTGACCGATGAACCTGAGCTAATCCATGCCGAAGAGCACCTTGCACCGCATGTCGAAATCCGCCATCGCAATGATCTTGATGCAGTACAACGTGAGTTACGTGATATTTCGGGTGTCACTGCTTTAATCTATGTGCAAACTTGTGCTAGTGAAAAACGCCGTCGCCGTAAACGTGATGCTTACCCTGACCCTGCTGAACGTCTTTATATCAATAGCGATATCTGTGAAGGTTGTGGCGATTGCTCCAAAAAATCAAATTGTCTTTCAATTGAACCAGTAGAAACCGCTTTGGGCACCAAACGTCAAATTAACCAAAGCAGCTGTAATAAAGACTTCACCTGTGTGGAAGGCTTCTGCCCAAGCTTTGTCACCGTGCATACCCGTGATATGAAACGCCCTGCCAAGTTTGAAGGTTTTGCGACAGGTTGGCCTGAACGTCCCTTAATTCCTCAACTGACTGATACACCAAATCGTATTATGGTCGGTGGTGTTGGCGGTACAGGTGTAGTTACCGTTGGGGCTTTACTGGGCATGGCCGCACATTTGGAAGGCAAAGCCACCCGTGTCATGGATATGGCGGGACTGGCGCAAAAAGGCGGTACGGTGTATTCCTATATTCAAATTGCCGCAGATGATGCGCAAATTTCCTCAACTAAAATTCCAGAACATCAATGCGATCTATTGATTGGTGCCGATGCCATTGTGGCGGGCAGTAATGCCGCGCTATCACGTTTAAAACAAGATGCGATGGTGATCGTCAATGAAGATGGTTCACCCACCTCTGACTTTATTAACAAACGTGACTGGTATGCACCGATTCATGATTTGATTGATCGTCTGCGTGGTCGTGTCCACAAAGAAAATCTGCTCTCCTTACCTGCGGCACGAATCGCAACACAGGTTCTAGGTGATGCCATCTATGCTAATCAACTGCTCTTAGGGATGGCATGGCAATCAGGGCAAATTCCTCTGTTACGTGAAAGTATTGAAAAAGCCATTCAACTGAATGGCACGGCGATTGATAAAAACCTTGAAGCCTTCCGTATTGGGTGCCACCTGGCCAGTGATCCAAGCCTAATCACCCGTTTACTCGACAGCTTGCCAAAAAGCAATGCACCGCAAACACTGGCTGAACTGATCAATGATCGCACGATACGTTTGCAAGACTATTGGAACGAAGCCTATGCCAATCAATATCGTATGTTATTGGAACAGGTTGCTAAATTACTGCCTGAAGCACTGGCAATTACCATCGCAACTCAACTGTATCGTGTCATGGCCTATAAAGATGAATATGAAGTGGCACGTTTACTGACAGGTGCAAACTTTAAGAAATCCATTGAGTCGCAATTTGGTCGTGGAGTACGTTTATCCTATCATCTCGCTCCACCGACACTGGGGACCAATGTGCGTAAACGTATCTTTGGTTACTGGATGCGCTTTCCAATGATGTTACTGGCGCGTTTACAATGGCTGCGCGAAAGTTTCTTTGATCCATTTGCACGTCAACAAGAACGTCAATATGAACATGCATGGCGTGATCGCTACATCGCCTTTGTTGAAACCCTGATCTCATCACCAAACAGCTATAATCTGGCTGTTGCAGAACAGATTGCCGAACTACCGGCTGAAGTCCGTGGTTTTGGACATATCAAAATGCAGGCGATGCAAAGCGCAAATCAACGCTGGGATGAGTTATCAGCCGATCTCACCAACAAAGTCTAA
- a CDS encoding LysR family transcriptional regulator — translation MRKNLDGGLLHAMHAFLKVIDSGSFTAAAEQMELTTAQVSRLISELEGRLGTKLLQRSTRQHALTEIGANYAEQCRQVLAMVEESEAQAMGMAARPQGRLRVLSMASFGHHYLAPMMADFCQTYPDLTVEYRTSQNVPDLLGKGIDVSLYLTESLADSRFVARRIGTIFSVLCASPAYLEKYGEPQSLDDLQKHACLRLVNPSITPQWHLVSENSCSYQIDINGPLIADTPELLLDVVQQDMGIALLPTFSSIDAIRAGRLRRILPAWRSPDIGVYTLLPSRHFVDAKTRAWLEWVEQYISPKIQQDTDYFL, via the coding sequence ATGCGCAAAAATCTTGATGGTGGATTGCTACATGCAATGCATGCCTTCCTGAAAGTGATTGATAGCGGGAGTTTCACGGCTGCCGCTGAACAGATGGAACTGACAACTGCGCAAGTTTCGCGATTAATTAGCGAATTAGAAGGGCGTTTAGGTACAAAACTACTACAACGATCAACCCGACAACACGCCTTGACCGAAATTGGTGCAAACTATGCCGAGCAATGCCGTCAGGTGCTGGCGATGGTCGAGGAATCTGAAGCACAAGCCATGGGCATGGCAGCCAGACCACAAGGGCGGTTGCGGGTGTTGAGTATGGCCAGTTTTGGTCATCACTATCTGGCGCCGATGATGGCGGATTTCTGTCAAACCTATCCTGACCTGACAGTTGAATATCGGACTTCGCAAAATGTGCCTGATTTGTTAGGCAAGGGCATTGATGTCAGCCTATATCTCACCGAGTCATTGGCCGATTCACGGTTTGTGGCACGTCGAATTGGTACCATCTTTTCGGTGCTATGTGCATCACCTGCATACTTGGAAAAGTATGGCGAACCTCAATCCTTGGATGATTTGCAAAAGCATGCCTGCTTGCGCTTGGTTAACCCTTCGATTACCCCACAATGGCATTTGGTCAGTGAAAACAGCTGTTCTTATCAGATTGATATCAATGGACCATTGATTGCTGATACGCCTGAGTTGTTGCTGGATGTTGTACAACAGGATATGGGCATTGCATTATTACCGACCTTCTCATCGATTGATGCGATTCGGGCAGGGCGATTGCGTCGTATTTTACCTGCTTGGCGATCACCTGATATTGGAGTCTATACCTTATTGCCATCGCGTCATTTTGTGGATGCAAAAACACGGGCATGGCTGGAGTGGGTTGAGCAGTATATTTCGCCAAAAATACAGCAAGATACGGATTATTTTTTATAA
- a CDS encoding hydroxymethylglutaryl-CoA lyase → MSEFVKIVEVGPRDGLQNEKQALTVEQRLNFIHDLISAGLKSIEVGSCVSAKWVPQMAQSDELFKQLPQRANLNLSLLTPNIKGFETAQAVGCKEVAVFTAASESFTRKNINCSIDESFEKFADVLRAAKAQHIRVRGYVSCIVDCPYEGAIAPEQVVNVVKRLYDMGCYEVSLGETIGTATPDRVKKVWQACLAELDSKVLAGHFHNTYGMAIANIYQSLQQGIRVFDSSLAGLGGCPYAKGASGNVATEDLFYLLSHMGFETGIDLEKLMQASQNISHVLNRKSLSNYATAYWQTKCA, encoded by the coding sequence ATGAGTGAGTTTGTCAAAATCGTGGAAGTTGGACCCCGAGATGGTCTGCAAAACGAAAAACAGGCGTTGACCGTCGAACAACGCCTAAACTTCATTCATGATCTGATAAGTGCTGGACTAAAATCGATTGAAGTGGGTTCCTGTGTGTCTGCCAAATGGGTGCCGCAAATGGCGCAAAGCGATGAGCTGTTTAAGCAGCTACCCCAACGCGCCAATCTGAATTTAAGCCTGCTTACCCCAAATATCAAAGGCTTTGAGACTGCTCAGGCGGTGGGGTGCAAGGAGGTTGCGGTATTTACCGCAGCCTCTGAAAGTTTTACCCGTAAAAATATCAACTGTTCAATTGATGAAAGTTTTGAGAAATTCGCTGATGTACTACGTGCAGCCAAAGCGCAGCATATCCGTGTCCGTGGTTATGTCTCTTGTATCGTCGATTGTCCTTATGAAGGTGCGATTGCACCTGAACAAGTGGTCAACGTGGTTAAACGACTATATGACATGGGTTGCTATGAAGTATCTTTGGGTGAAACCATCGGTACCGCCACACCTGATCGAGTCAAAAAAGTTTGGCAAGCTTGTCTAGCTGAACTCGACAGCAAAGTTTTAGCAGGGCATTTTCATAATACCTATGGCATGGCGATTGCCAATATTTACCAGTCCTTACAACAAGGCATTCGTGTGTTTGATTCATCCCTTGCAGGACTGGGTGGCTGCCCTTATGCCAAAGGCGCTTCTGGCAATGTTGCGACCGAAGATCTGTTCTATTTGCTGTCGCATATGGGCTTTGAAACGGGGATTGATTTAGAAAAACTGATGCAAGCCAGCCAAAATATTAGCCATGTCTTAAACCGAAAAAGCTTATCTAACTATGCGACTGCATATTGGCAAACAAAGTGTGCTTAG
- a CDS encoding acetyl/propionyl/methylcrotonyl-CoA carboxylase subunit alpha codes for MFEKILIANRGEIACRVIRTAKKLGIATVAVYSDADANAQHVKLADEAIYIGQSPATQSYLQVDRIIQAAIDTGSQAIHPGYGFLSENDQFALACQQHNICFIGPPVDAILAMGLKATSKALMEKAGVPLTPGYHGTNQEAEFLKQQADAIGYPVLIKASAGGGGKGMSLVERSEDFLQSLASCKREAKSSFGNDDVLIERYVIQPRHIEVQVFGDTHGNYVHLFERDCSVQRRHQKVLEEAPAPQMPAEKLDAMRQAAIDAARAVDYVGAGTVEFIVEQDGTAYFMEMNTRLQVEHPVTEMITGEDLVEWQLRVADGEPLPKLQHQLQIHGHALEARIYAEEPEKGFLPAIGKIDYLHYPTQSKSVRVDSGIVEGDEITTYYDPMIAKLIVWGKNREAALIQMQHALGQFHVDGLGNNIAFLEKIVRCDSFKQAKLDTNLIQREQDFLFQPEQIKPELVVATAFIEFLSKLNHNRSSQKQLWQAQPLWRLNIAFQQKIKLSYLDQTIQIKLSSAEHGFNAEYNGEIYQISGQLLDAHSAVIHLNGTQQKLSFNQSQQGITLFHTGQSHKFGYIRQDYHQDDSQADQGHLKAPMPGVVTQVLVGANHNVKKDDILMTLEAMKMEYTIRAPQDGVIVDAYFQVGDQVKAGDELVEFQPLQEEVA; via the coding sequence ATGTTTGAAAAGATTTTAATTGCGAACCGTGGCGAGATTGCCTGCCGTGTGATTCGTACTGCAAAAAAACTCGGTATTGCAACGGTTGCAGTGTATTCAGATGCAGATGCCAATGCACAGCATGTTAAATTGGCAGATGAGGCGATTTATATTGGGCAATCCCCTGCCACGCAAAGTTATTTACAAGTGGATCGTATTATTCAGGCAGCGATTGATACGGGCAGCCAAGCGATTCACCCAGGTTACGGTTTCTTGTCCGAAAATGACCAATTTGCCCTAGCTTGCCAACAGCACAATATTTGCTTCATTGGCCCACCCGTGGATGCGATTTTAGCCATGGGTCTCAAAGCCACCTCTAAAGCCTTAATGGAAAAAGCAGGTGTGCCTTTAACACCAGGTTATCACGGCACCAATCAAGAGGCTGAGTTTTTAAAACAGCAAGCCGATGCAATTGGCTATCCAGTACTGATCAAAGCCAGTGCTGGCGGTGGTGGTAAAGGCATGAGCTTGGTCGAACGCAGTGAAGATTTCTTGCAGTCCTTAGCCTCGTGTAAACGTGAAGCCAAATCTAGCTTTGGTAATGACGATGTCCTAATTGAACGCTATGTGATTCAGCCGCGCCATATTGAAGTACAAGTCTTTGGTGATACGCATGGCAATTATGTACACCTGTTTGAACGTGATTGTTCGGTACAACGTCGTCATCAAAAAGTACTTGAAGAAGCCCCTGCACCGCAAATGCCTGCTGAGAAACTGGATGCCATGCGTCAAGCTGCCATTGATGCTGCCCGTGCAGTGGATTACGTCGGTGCGGGTACAGTCGAGTTTATTGTGGAACAGGATGGTACCGCCTATTTCATGGAAATGAACACTCGCCTGCAAGTCGAACATCCTGTCACCGAAATGATTACCGGTGAAGATCTGGTGGAGTGGCAACTGCGTGTCGCTGATGGTGAACCGCTACCAAAACTGCAACATCAATTACAGATTCATGGTCATGCGCTTGAAGCGCGTATCTATGCCGAAGAACCCGAAAAAGGCTTCTTACCTGCCATCGGCAAAATTGACTATTTACACTACCCAACGCAAAGCAAGTCTGTCCGTGTTGACAGTGGCATAGTAGAAGGTGATGAGATCACCACCTATTATGACCCAATGATTGCCAAATTGATTGTATGGGGCAAAAACCGTGAAGCGGCTTTAATCCAAATGCAACATGCGCTCGGTCAATTCCACGTCGATGGTTTAGGGAATAATATTGCCTTTCTGGAAAAGATTGTACGCTGTGATTCATTTAAACAGGCCAAACTGGATACCAACCTGATTCAACGTGAACAGGATTTCTTGTTCCAGCCTGAACAGATTAAACCTGAATTGGTCGTTGCCACCGCCTTTATCGAATTTTTAAGTAAACTTAATCACAACCGCTCTAGCCAAAAACAGCTATGGCAAGCACAACCGCTATGGCGTTTAAATATTGCTTTTCAGCAAAAGATTAAACTGAGCTATTTAGATCAGACTATTCAAATCAAGCTGAGTTCGGCTGAACATGGTTTTAATGCAGAATATAACGGCGAAATTTATCAGATTTCTGGACAATTATTGGATGCACATAGCGCTGTGATTCATCTCAATGGCACCCAACAGAAACTGTCATTTAACCAGAGTCAGCAAGGCATTACCCTGTTCCATACGGGACAAAGCCATAAATTTGGCTATATTCGCCAAGATTATCATCAGGACGATAGTCAAGCAGATCAAGGCCATCTCAAAGCACCCATGCCAGGTGTGGTGACTCAGGTTCTGGTCGGTGCTAATCATAATGTCAAAAAAGACGATATCTTAATGACGCTTGAAGCTATGAAAATGGAATACACCATCCGCGCACCACAAGATGGCGTGATTGTTGATGCCTATTTTCAGGTGGGTGATCAGGTGAAAGCTGGCGATGAACTAGTGGAATTTCAGCCTTTACAGGAGGAAGTTGCATGA
- a CDS encoding enoyl-CoA hydratase/isomerase family protein has protein sequence MSYQFLQLEQHGQVAYVWLNRPELHNAFNTTLIEELHACFTSLNQRDDVRVVVLAGRGKSFSAGADLNWMKQAGQASSAENEADALKLAQMLNALATLKQPTLARVHGIAFGGGMGLASACDICIASTDAKFATSEIRLGLAPSTISPYVIRAIGARQASRYFLTAERISARDAKQIGLAHEVADAEDLDQKVQEIINALLLGGPQAQAASKQLIQMVSHQTMSDDLLKQTAQHIAQVRQGSEAKDGLNAFLNKQQPAWTSTSQ, from the coding sequence ATGAGCTATCAATTTTTACAACTGGAACAACACGGTCAAGTGGCCTATGTTTGGCTAAACCGACCAGAACTGCACAATGCCTTTAATACTACGCTGATTGAAGAATTACATGCCTGCTTTACCAGCTTAAATCAGCGTGATGATGTGCGTGTGGTGGTCTTGGCTGGACGTGGCAAAAGCTTTTCAGCAGGTGCCGATCTGAATTGGATGAAACAGGCAGGTCAAGCCTCTTCAGCAGAAAACGAAGCCGATGCGCTCAAACTTGCACAAATGCTAAATGCACTCGCAACTTTGAAACAACCGACACTTGCGCGTGTGCATGGCATTGCCTTTGGTGGTGGCATGGGTTTGGCATCGGCCTGTGATATTTGTATTGCCAGTACTGATGCAAAATTTGCCACTTCAGAAATTCGACTCGGTCTTGCCCCATCCACTATCAGTCCCTATGTGATTCGTGCTATTGGTGCTCGACAGGCTTCTCGTTACTTCTTAACTGCGGAACGTATTTCAGCACGCGACGCCAAGCAGATTGGCCTAGCTCATGAAGTTGCTGATGCCGAAGACTTAGACCAAAAAGTTCAAGAGATTATCAATGCACTGTTACTTGGTGGACCACAGGCACAGGCTGCATCAAAACAGTTGATTCAGATGGTCAGCCACCAAACGATGAGTGATGATTTGCTAAAACAAACTGCACAGCATATTGCTCAAGTTCGTCAAGGCAGCGAAGCAAAAGATGGTCTGAATGCCTTTTTAAATAAACAACAACCTGCGTGGACTTCCACCTCCCAATAA
- a CDS encoding carboxyl transferase domain-containing protein has protein sequence MNQLHSKINVRSEDFKTNQHAMQTLVSDLKQVAQKVALGGGENARQKHLARGKLLPRDRIDQLIDVGTAFLEIGQLAAYKVYEDDIPAAGVIAGIGQVNGVTCMIVANDATVKGGTYYPLTVKKHLRAQEIAEQNHLPCIYLVDSGGAFLPMQDEVFPDRDHFGRIFYNQARMSSQGIAQIAVVMGSCTAGGAYVPAMSDETIIVRNQGTIFLGGPPLVKAATGEVVSSEDLGGGDVHTRLSGVADHLAENDEHALAIARNIVANLNKKPNELNKQIDEPLFDANELYGVVPSDARKPFDVREVIARIVDGSRFDEFKARFGSTLITGFASLYGMPVGIIANNGILFSESAQKGAHFIELCTQRNIPLLFIQNITGFMVGRQYENEGIAKHGAKLVMAVATANVPKLTLIIGGSFGAGNYGMCGRAYSPRFLWTWPNSRISVMGGEQAASVLSTLKRDQIEQKGAQWSAQEEDQFKQPIREQYEHQGHPYYASARLWDDGVIDPAQTRHVLGLSLAAALNAPIQPTKFGVFRM, from the coding sequence TGGTCAGCGATCTGAAACAAGTGGCGCAAAAAGTAGCACTTGGTGGTGGCGAAAATGCGCGCCAAAAACATTTGGCCAGAGGCAAACTTTTACCACGCGATCGTATTGATCAACTGATTGACGTCGGCACTGCTTTTTTAGAAATTGGTCAGTTGGCTGCTTACAAAGTATATGAAGATGACATCCCTGCTGCGGGTGTGATTGCAGGGATTGGCCAAGTTAATGGTGTGACCTGCATGATCGTTGCCAATGATGCAACCGTCAAAGGTGGTACCTATTATCCATTGACGGTGAAAAAGCATTTACGTGCGCAGGAAATTGCTGAGCAAAATCACTTGCCGTGTATTTATCTGGTGGATTCAGGCGGTGCATTCTTACCGATGCAAGATGAGGTGTTTCCTGATCGAGATCATTTCGGGCGTATTTTCTATAATCAAGCGCGCATGTCGAGCCAAGGTATCGCCCAAATTGCGGTAGTGATGGGCAGCTGTACCGCTGGTGGTGCTTATGTCCCTGCCATGTCGGATGAAACGATTATTGTCCGTAATCAAGGTACGATTTTCCTCGGTGGCCCGCCATTGGTCAAAGCCGCAACGGGTGAAGTGGTCAGCAGTGAAGATTTGGGTGGTGGTGATGTACATACCCGCCTATCAGGGGTTGCCGATCATTTGGCTGAAAATGATGAACACGCACTTGCAATTGCCCGTAACATCGTTGCCAACCTGAATAAAAAGCCCAACGAATTAAACAAGCAGATTGATGAACCGCTATTTGATGCCAACGAACTTTATGGCGTTGTACCAAGTGATGCACGTAAACCTTTCGATGTACGTGAAGTCATTGCCCGCATCGTAGACGGCTCGCGCTTTGATGAATTTAAAGCACGTTTTGGCTCAACTCTGATCACAGGTTTTGCCTCTTTGTATGGGATGCCTGTTGGCATCATTGCCAATAACGGGATTCTATTTTCTGAATCTGCACAGAAAGGCGCACACTTTATCGAGCTATGTACTCAACGTAATATCCCATTGCTATTTATCCAAAACATCACTGGCTTTATGGTCGGTCGCCAATACGAAAATGAAGGTATTGCCAAGCATGGTGCTAAATTGGTAATGGCAGTTGCTACAGCCAATGTACCGAAACTCACCCTGATTATTGGGGGGTCTTTTGGTGCAGGTAACTATGGCATGTGCGGACGTGCTTATTCACCACGCTTTTTATGGACATGGCCGAACTCACGTATTTCGGTGATGGGGGGAGAACAGGCTGCCAGTGTGTTATCAACCTTGAAACGTGATCAGATTGAACAAAAAGGCGCACAATGGTCAGCACAGGAAGAAGATCAATTTAAACAACCGATTCGTGAACAATATGAGCACCAAGGGCATCCATATTATGCCTCTGCCCGCCTCTGGGATGACGGCGTGATTGACCCTGCTCAAACCCGTCATGTGCTGGGGCTGAGCCTTGCTGCTGCGCTGAATGCACCAATTCAGCCGACCAAGTTCGGCGTGTTCCGCATGTAA